DNA from Triticum aestivum cultivar Chinese Spring chromosome 7D, IWGSC CS RefSeq v2.1, whole genome shotgun sequence:
CGTGTGGCAGCGGTTCAGATGCCCGCAAAGTCTCCTTGGTTCGCTTCCGGTTTGTGGAAAAAGGACGTCCGAACCGGTCCGTGGACAGATACGGGGACTGCGATGGATGGCAAAACACGTCCGTACGGTGCGGTCCACACGGATACGGACGATTTAGGGTCCATATTAGAGATGCTCTAATACCCGCAGTGCCATATGGTGGGCTTTTGTTGTCCTCTCTAAATATACAAAATGATCTTACTGCGACAACAGACATAAATGTATTTTAGTGTCTGCGATCCAGTGTCCACGGTAGTCAAGCCTCTCGTTTGCCACACATGTAATTTACGAGTTTTTTAAGTTCACTTGTAATTTACCTTCAATAGTACAATTTGTAGCGAGAATTTTTTTTTTGTTCCAGTGATgtcttttttgttttgttcacaacGATCTTCTTTTGGGCGCTGCTGTCAAACAATATGTTCGAAGCTCATTCCATTCACAGTTCTATTGTATTTCTTCTGTTTCTTTTTCCTCAGCAAATAATAACCATGAGTACAACCGGTAAAGATATGGCAACACCAGTTGTGTATTGAAAGGAAATTGCTCTAAAACAAGTGGTGATATATAGTACCACCAGATCATACAATAACATTACACGATGGCAACAAAACAGAATAGTACTAATTAGGACAACTGCCGACAGCTTGAAAACGATATGTAGCTGGTACAAGTAAAACTTAATTTGGGACAATAGTATTAGCTATTGCCACTGATTATTTCTCCTCACTGCAACACTCATACTTCCATGACAACAATTCAAGGCACACACTTGAGTATGTTAGCCAGGAAGGAAGGAGTGTAGCAAGCACCGCTCTGGCAGCCggtaccacaataatccttgccaAGCCCACAAGACCCATACTGGCTGCAACAATAGTTGTTGGTGCATCGTGCACCATTAGCCTTATTGCCACACGGCTTGTCCGTGCTGCAGGCGCCATTTTGGCAGCGAGCACCGCAGAACTCCGGTCCTAAGCCACAATAACCATATTGGCTGCAGCAAAGGTTATTGGGGCATTGCTTACCATTGGCCAGGTGGCCACACTTGAGGTCAGCCCAGCAAGGACCGCTCTGGCAGCCGCGGCTGCCACTGCAGTATTCACTGCCATAGCCACAACGACCGCCCGAGCTACAACAATGGTTGTTAGGGCACAATGCACCACCGGCCTGCGCACCGCAGATCTTGTTGTCGTAGCAGGCGCCGCTCTGGCAGCCGGCGGCAGCGCTGCAGTAGTCGACGCCCAGGCCGCAGTACCCATCCTTGCTGCAACAGAGGTTGTTGGGGCACTCCATGCCGTCGGCCTGCTTGCCGCAGCGCTTCTCACAGTACTGCAGCTGGGCGTGGGTGGTCACCATCGCAAAGGCAAGTGCAAGTGCGCACAAAAAGAGGCCCTTCATCGCTAGGGTTCTTCCTGGATATGTGCTTTAGTGGATGTGCTTAGCAGGTGGTGACGAAAATGCGAAATGCAAGGCTCCATTATATAGGAAGTCCAAGTCGTTCGGTGATACCTCGCCATGTGCCTGGGAAGATCTATGCATGTGTTACCAACGGAAAATATGATCTGATAATTAATGCGCGCATGTGAAGTGATCTGCT
Protein-coding regions in this window:
- the LOC123167690 gene encoding agglutinin isolectin 3-like, which gives rise to MKGLFLCALALAFAMVTTHAQLQYCEKRCGKQADGMECPNNLCCSKDGYCGLGVDYCSAAAGCQSGACYDNKICGAQAGGALCPNNHCCSSGGRCGYGSEYCSGSRGCQSGPCWADLKCGHLANGKQCPNNLCCSQYGYCGLGPEFCGARCQNGACSTDKPCGNKANGARCTNNYCCSQYGSCGLGKDYCGTGCQSGACYTPSFLANILKCVP